The DNA sequence CAAAGCGGGTCACTACTGGGCCGCTCATCGTATTGGCGGGGCATCAAATCATAAAGATCATCGCAAAAGGCGTGAATCCGGGCCGTCAGTTCGTCAACCCTCTTAAACTTTGTTCTCGGTCGACCTGGCATAATTGTAGCTCCTCATTTTTCGCCCCAGGTAAGATTACAACCCACATTCGATAAGGTTTAGATAGTTAAATGTGGGTGCGGCAATGCGCCCGCAGGGTGTGGTAAAAATTCCGCCAGCCTGGGGCCCCCTTGCCACCCCCTGCACGGCTCACGCCCCCTGCCACCCCGCCCCGTCGATGATGCCCATAACCGCCGCTTTGGCTTCCGCCGTCAGGGTCGGCCACGCATCAACCACCGCCGCCAATTCGGGGTCCAACGGGGCGTTTTGTGCGCCGAGTGCGCCGCATTCTGCGCCGCTTTGACCGAGAAATGGCGTTTTTCCCGAAGAAAACGCAGGATGTTCGAGTCCTGTACCGCCCACTGGTGCATTTATACACTTCAGCATCCCATCGCAAACCGCGAAAAACGGAGTGAGGCAGTTTCGTTTACGGGTCGTTGCTAGTCGAATCGGCCCCATTTTGCACCGGATGATGCAGCGCTGTTTTTGCCTCTCTCGCGGGCGACCGCTGCATTGTTGCCGATCCAACCAATGGCAGACAGCGTGCAACGGAAACTCTTCGACCAGTTCGATCTGGCGAGTGCTGCGAAGATTCTGGAACAGCTTGGGCAGCATCGTTGGCCGAGAAATCGAGCGATCCAGGAGAGGTTAGCCTGTTTTCAGGACTACTGGAAGCCTTTTCGCAGCAAGTTGGATCGCGCACTGGGCGGACTGAGCAATTCCAGCATGTTTGCGGCACTGGTTGGGAAACCTGCGCGCGGCAAAAGTCGGAAGGCTGTATCGAACCAAGTCCTTAGGCGCACTGCTGGGCGAAGTCGAGCATGTATTGTCGAAGCGTATCGACTCCCTCGCGAGGCATGGCGTTGTAGATTGAGGCGCGGATACCGCCGACCGAGCGGTGGCCTTTGAGGTCAATCAGTTTGTGCTGCTTCGCTCCGTCAAGGAACGCCTTTTCCGTTGTCTCGTCGGGGAGGCGGAACGTGACATTCATTTGCGAGCGGCAATCGGGCTGGGCATGCCCCTGGTACAACTTCGGATACTTATCGATGACCTCGTAGAGCTGCGCCGCCTTCCACTGGTTCAGCTCTTGCATCTTCGTCAATCCACCAATGTCGTTTTTCAGCCAGCGGCAGATCAGGTTCACAATGTAGATGCCAAACGTCGGTGGCGTGTTGTAGCGCGATTCGTTCGCGGCATAGGTCCGATAATCGAGCATTGGAGGCAAGTCTTTCGGGGCGCGCTGGATGAGCTCGTCGCGTGCAATGACCACCGTCACGCCCGATGGCCCGGCATTCTTTTGAGCGCAGGCATAGATCAGGCCATACTTGGCGATTGGAATCGGCCGGCTGAGAAAATTGCTTGACGCGTCACAAACCAGCGGAATACGGCCGACTTCCGGCGGCGCGGCGAACTCGACGCCTTGAATGGTCTCGTTGTCGGTGTAGTGAACGTAGGCCGCGCCAGCGTTCAATTTCAAATCGCTCGTTTTCGGCAGGCGATCGTAATTGGTGGCCTTTCCGTCCCAAACGACGCGCGTTTCCCCTTCACGTTTCGCTTCGTCGATCGCCTTCGTGCCCCAGGTGCCCGTCAGAAGGTAGTCGGCCGCTTTACCACTGCCGCGGAGCAAGTTCATCGCAATCATTGAAAATTGCAGACTCGCCCCACCTTGCAGGAACATGATGTGGTAGCCCTGTGGCACACCCAGCAAGCCGCGAATGCCCTCGGTGGCTTCGGCGAGAATGGCGTCGAACGCTTTGCTGCGATGGCTGATTTCCAAAATCGAACTGCCAACGCCGGGAAGCGATAGCATTTCACGCTGAGCTTGTTGAAGCACCGGAAGGGGCAAAACGGCCGGGCCGGGAGAAAAATTGAAAACACGATCAATCATTGTTGAAAGCCGAGCGTCGGGAGGCAGGGATCAAAACGCCCAGCCGCTACTGCTTTGGAAGCGAAGCCGGCCGGTAACATCATGCGACGATTCACGAAGAATACGATGCTAGCTCAGGGGCTTCAAGGAGACAGCACGGCAATTGTGCCCTTCTTTCGCGCTGATTTCCCACTTTCTCTCGCTTTCGATGGTGGATTTTGCTACGCTTTCCCACCCTATTTAACCGGATCGTTAGATCATACCAGTCACCAGACTACCAGGCACACAAATCGGCATGGAAACTGCCAAACAGAGAGCCTTGGTTACGGGCGCAAGCAGCGGCCTGGGAGTCGAATTCGCGCGAGTGCTAGCGGATCGGGGCATCGACCTGGTGATTTCGGCCCGCCGAAAAGACCGATTGGAAATCTTGGCCGCCGAACTGCGACAGTCTCGCGGAGTCGAAGTGGCCATCGTGCCGGCGGATCTATCGACTCAGGAGGGGCCGCGGCAATTGTTTGACGCCGTGCAGGCCGCCGGCTTGCGGATCGACATTTTGATCAATAATGCCGGATTTGGCCACTTCGGGCCGTTTTTGGAACAATCGCACGACGAAATCGACGCGATGATCGCCGTGAACGTCCGTGCGGTGACGATTTTGACGCGATTGTTTTGCGAAACGATGAAGCGGCAAGGCAGCGGGCACATTTTGCAGGTTTCGTCGTTCGCGGCCTTACAGCCGATTCCACGGTACTCGGTTTACTCCGCCGCGAAAGAATATGTTATCACACTAGCACAAGCGTTGCGGCACGAACTGCGAAAGACCGAAGTGAATATCAGCGTTGTGGCGCCCGGTTTCATGCCGACGGAGTTCCACGATGTTGCGGAGCACGAGAAGTCGAAATGGATGAAACTGCTGACCGTGCCGTCAGACTATGTCGCCCGCAAGGCGATCCATGGAATGTTCAAGAGAAAGCTGCTAATTACGCCGGGGCTAGTTTACCAGATCAATCGCGGACTGTTGCGGTTGACGCCGCGACGGATCGCTTCGGCCCTTTCAGCGGCGGTTGTGAAGAGTTGAAGCAGAATTGAACCGCAACATCGCGGGGACGTGGAGAATACCGATGAAGCTGTTACAAGGGAAAAGGTGCCTGCTCACGGGCGCAGCCTCGGGCATTGGTCGTGCTCTGGCGCTGGAACTCGCTCGCGAGGGCGTGCATTTGTATCTGCTCGACATCGATGCGCAAGGCATGCAAGCCACGATCGATGATTGCCGTCGGCAGGGCGTCGTGGCCGTGGGCCGAGTCTGCGACTTATCGCAGCCTGCGCAAATCTCCACGGCAATCGCCGATTTGCACACGCGCTGGCAATTCATCGATTTGCTGGTGAACAATGCCGGCGTGGCGTATTACGGACCGACCGAAAACATGACCGGCAAGCAGTGGGACTGGCTGATGGCAATCAATTTGCTCGCTCCGCTGCAAATCACGCGCGAATTGCTGCCGACGCTGCTGGCCCGCGAAGAAGCTCACGTATTGAATGTTTGCAGCATTTCTGGCGTTGTCGCCGGCGGGCGTTTCGCGGCCTATCACACGAGCAAGTTCGGCCTCGTCGGGTTTACGGAAGCGTTGCGGGCCGAGTACAACCGCCGTGGCATCGGAGTGACGAATCTTTGTCCCGGACCGGTGCGCAGCAATCTTTACCATCATGCACTTAGCGGTCGCGACAAGCCCGTGCCAAATCCGCCAGGGTGGCTGTGTGCATCGCCGGAACGGGCGGCGAGGCGTGGCGTTCGCGGTATCAAACGCAATCAGCGATTGGTGTTGGTGACACCCTTGGCGCGGCTGTTGTACTGGTCGAAACGCATTTCACCTGCACTGCTTGATGCGATCAATCATATCAGCCGAAAGAAAAAACGCGGACCGATCGATGCCAGCATGGTGGAGGCACCGCCACAGTTCGAGCTGACAGGCGAAGCCCAAGCTGTCGACTTATCCAGCAATCGCGCGGCCTAATGGGTATTAGTGCGGCATTGCGCCCGGCGACGCGGCCACACGCGTTCCACCAGCCGACATGTTTGGCGCGATCGTGCCTGCGCCGGCGGCTTGCAGCGCGACGACGCGTTGGGCCAATTGCGGTTGATATCGGTTCGCCATCAGCGAGCGTTGATAGTTGGCGAGCGCTTGGGCCGGGTCGCCGGCTTCTTCGCGCAGCTTGCCGAGCGCCGCGAGTGCCCGCGCGTCGTTCGGCGAAATTGCCAGTGCGGAAGTTAACTCGTCGGTCGCCGACTTCCTATCGCCAAACTCTTCGTAGAGCCGCGCTAACTCGATTTTTGGAGCCGGCAAGCTGGGGCTGTGCGTTTCCCAATCTCGCAACATCGCGAACGCTTCCTGCGAACGGCCTTGCTCGACGAGCAGCACCGCCAATCCGCGACGGCATTCGACGTGGTTAGGATTGTGCCCCAAGCATTGCTGGTAATAGTTTTCGGCTTGTGTCAGATCGACCGATCGCTGTTGCAGCTTCCCTTGTCGATGATAATAAGCCGCCAGGTTGTAGTAGCCGTTGGGATTGTCGGGATCGCTTTGGATCGCTTGCCGAAAGCGCTGTGACGCGGCGTCGTATTGACCTTGGCTGAACAACCGCACGCCTTCGGAATTCTGTCCTTGCGCCATCCAGCCGCAACCGGCGGATGAGATGAGAAACAGGGCACTCCAGAGGCCCATGTGCCACAGCGTAGTCATCTGTAGTCGAAAAGTTCTCACGTCGCAACTCCTTCCGTCGCAGTCGATGCCCCTGGGGCGAGCGCCCGATCGATTCTGTCGCGATGGCTCAAACCATCCAGCGCGCAGAATCTGAGAAAAGTGGCCAAACAATAGTATCCGACTGGCCTTGATGCAAGGGCATTCCTTCAACCCTTCTTTCCGGGGTTTTCCGGAATGCTGGCATGGATGTCATTTCGCGAAAGTCCTACGCCACGGACCTCATCGACGCTCAAGGGGAAATCACCACTCCCTGCTGCCGCTGGCCAAGCACGGCGGGTGGCCGCGGACGGTCAATTTGCGCGTAGTAGTCAATACGTTCTTGCCTCTCCATCGCAGCGGCAGCCAATGGGACATGCTGCCGCACGATCTGCAGCCCAAGAGTACGGCGTGCGAATACTTCGCGCAGTGGCGCAACGACAGCACGTTGACGAAGATGGTCGATGCGTTGCGGACCCAAGTGCGTAGGGCCACTGGCACGAAGCCACGCCCAGCGCCATCTGCATCAACAGCCAATCGGCCATGACGACCGACGTGGGGGGCGAGCAGCGGGGCTACGACGG is a window from the Pirellulales bacterium genome containing:
- a CDS encoding tetratricopeptide repeat protein, which gives rise to MRTFRLQMTTLWHMGLWSALFLISSAGCGWMAQGQNSEGVRLFSQGQYDAASQRFRQAIQSDPDNPNGYYNLAAYYHRQGKLQQRSVDLTQAENYYQQCLGHNPNHVECRRGLAVLLVEQGRSQEAFAMLRDWETHSPSLPAPKIELARLYEEFGDRKSATDELTSALAISPNDARALAALGKLREEAGDPAQALANYQRSLMANRYQPQLAQRVVALQAAGAGTIAPNMSAGGTRVAASPGAMPH
- a CDS encoding SDR family NAD(P)-dependent oxidoreductase; amino-acid sequence: MKLLQGKRCLLTGAASGIGRALALELAREGVHLYLLDIDAQGMQATIDDCRRQGVVAVGRVCDLSQPAQISTAIADLHTRWQFIDLLVNNAGVAYYGPTENMTGKQWDWLMAINLLAPLQITRELLPTLLAREEAHVLNVCSISGVVAGGRFAAYHTSKFGLVGFTEALRAEYNRRGIGVTNLCPGPVRSNLYHHALSGRDKPVPNPPGWLCASPERAARRGVRGIKRNQRLVLVTPLARLLYWSKRISPALLDAINHISRKKKRGPIDASMVEAPPQFELTGEAQAVDLSSNRAA
- a CDS encoding SDR family oxidoreductase encodes the protein METAKQRALVTGASSGLGVEFARVLADRGIDLVISARRKDRLEILAAELRQSRGVEVAIVPADLSTQEGPRQLFDAVQAAGLRIDILINNAGFGHFGPFLEQSHDEIDAMIAVNVRAVTILTRLFCETMKRQGSGHILQVSSFAALQPIPRYSVYSAAKEYVITLAQALRHELRKTEVNISVVAPGFMPTEFHDVAEHEKSKWMKLLTVPSDYVARKAIHGMFKRKLLITPGLVYQINRGLLRLTPRRIASALSAAVVKS
- the serC gene encoding 3-phosphoserine/phosphohydroxythreonine transaminase gives rise to the protein MIDRVFNFSPGPAVLPLPVLQQAQREMLSLPGVGSSILEISHRSKAFDAILAEATEGIRGLLGVPQGYHIMFLQGGASLQFSMIAMNLLRGSGKAADYLLTGTWGTKAIDEAKREGETRVVWDGKATNYDRLPKTSDLKLNAGAAYVHYTDNETIQGVEFAAPPEVGRIPLVCDASSNFLSRPIPIAKYGLIYACAQKNAGPSGVTVVIARDELIQRAPKDLPPMLDYRTYAANESRYNTPPTFGIYIVNLICRWLKNDIGGLTKMQELNQWKAAQLYEVIDKYPKLYQGHAQPDCRSQMNVTFRLPDETTEKAFLDGAKQHKLIDLKGHRSVGGIRASIYNAMPREGVDTLRQYMLDFAQQCA
- a CDS encoding transposase, yielding MQGHSFNPSFRGFPECWHGCHFAKVLRHGPHRRSRGNHHSLLPLAKHGGWPRTVNLRVVVNTFLPLHRSGSQWDMLPHDLQPKSTACEYFAQWRNDSTLTKMVDALRTQVRRATGTKPRPAPSASTANRP